One stretch of Miscanthus floridulus cultivar M001 chromosome 18, ASM1932011v1, whole genome shotgun sequence DNA includes these proteins:
- the LOC136520774 gene encoding peroxisomal membrane protein 11-5-like produces MGSLDTVRGDLALVVLYLNKAEARDKICRAIQYGSKFLSNGEPGPAQNVDKSTSLARKVFRLFKFVNDLHALISPPAKGTPLPLILLGKSKNAMLSTFLFLDQIVWAWRTGIYKNKERAEFLGRIAFYCFLGSNTCTTIIELAELQRLSASMKKLEKELKHQELYKNEQYRMKLQKSNERLLALIKSSLDIVVAVGLLQLAPRKVTPRVTGAFGFASSLIACYQLLPSPPAKSK; encoded by the exons ATGGGTTCTCTGGACACCGTGAGAGGAGACCTTGCTCTGGTTGTTTTGTACCTAAACAAGGCTGAGGCAAGGGATAAAATCTGCAGAGCTATACAGTATGGATCAAAGTTCCTGAGTAATGGAGAACCAGGGCCTGCACAGAATGTCGACAAGTCAACTAGTCTGGCTCGGAAAGTTTTCCGGCTTTTTAAG TTTGTCAACGATCTTCATGCTTTAATTAGTCCTCCTGCCAAAGGAACTCCACTTCCACTGATCTTACTCGGGAAG TCGAAGAATGCGATGCTGTCAACTTTCCTCTTCCTGGACCAAATTGTGTGGGCTTGGAGGACAGGAATATACAAG AACAAGGAGCGGGCAGAGTTCCTTGGAAGGATAGCATTTTATTGCTTCCTCGGTTCTAACACCTGCACAACTATTATCGAG CTAGCTGAGCTCCAACGGTTGTCCGCTTCAATGAAGAAGCTAGAGAAGGAGCTGAAACACCAAGAGTTGTACAAG AACGAGCAGTACCGGATGAAGCTGCAGAAGTCCAACGAGCGGCTGCTCGCCCTCATCAAGTCGAGCCTCGACATCGTGGTTGCCGTGGGGCTGCTGCAGCTGGCGCCGAGGAAGGTGACCCCTCGTGTCACAGGCGCGTTCGGTTTCGCCAGCTCGCTGATCGCTTGCTACCAG